The Haematobia irritans isolate KBUSLIRL chromosome 1, ASM5000362v1, whole genome shotgun sequence DNA segment agaaattgaaaatttagagcaAACGATCCATATGACGCCATATTCGTTCCATATGCTCTCAAATTTTTCCGGAATCATAGTCAGTGAAGAGAAAAAACAAGCAGGGAAAGATGATGTATGCAGGGCGTAAAGAAGAAAGAAGACTGTGGGGAACTACTTAtgtaattttctaaaacatGAAAGCAGAATAAGAAAGGGAATGCTACCAAAGCATTCAAATTGAGCCActcttcattggctcaatttgatttttattaaatttaattgttacAACCACGTTGTAGTCAATACATGGATGGCGCGATAAGGACCTAGTCTCACCACCTGATGCGAGAGAAATTTATTATCGCATAGTACAATATATTCGcaaatgtgttttcgccttggaaGAGAGATTATCCGCggagtatttagttttattttgttgGCTAAAGACTTTTAGGACCACCTATATATTTacactcaaaattttgtatatataaatttaaaaatgaacgTTCAATattaaagcaaaaacaaaaattaaaaatctactaattctttttaattttctttttcagaatGGTTGACTTTAAAGTCCAACAGCGACGTTATCGTAGTAAAGAAAAGACCATTGTGTCCACAGTTTACGGTCCTGTCAAAGGAGTCAAACGTAAGTCCATCTATGGTGATGCTTATTTCTCATTCGAGAAAATTCCATTTGCCAAACCACCAGTGGGTGAGTTACGCTACAAAGCTCCACAACCACCAGAGCCATGGACAGAAGTAAGGAGTTGTACATCAACTGGACCAAAGCCATTGcagaaacattttgtatttcaaaTGACAGATGGATCGGAAGATTGTCTCTACTTAAATGTGTATACAAAGAATGTAAGTTGatctagaatatatataaaatttttacttggaGCATTTAgtggatatattaataaaaaatggtattaaatgttggctttaatattttctccaattttaaGCTTGAACCCATACGCCCCTTGCCAGTTATGGTTTGGATCTATGGTGGTGGCTTCCAGTTCGGTGAGGCGTCTCGTGATCTCTATAGTCCCGATTATTTATTACGTGAAGATGTGGTGGTGATCTCTATAACCTACAGAGTCGGCCCCTTTGGATTTTTGTGTTTACAAGATCCCAGCTTTGATATACCCGGCAATGCAGGCCTCAAAGATCAAGTAATGGCTTTACGTTGGGTCAAAGAGAACTGTGCTCGCTTCGGTGGTGATGCCAATAATATAACCCTCTTTGGAGATAGTGCTGGCGCTGCCTCAGTTCATTATATGATGTTAACCGAACAAACTCGCGGATTATTTCACAAAGCCATTTGTATGTCTGGTACAGTTCTTTCACCTTGGGCTCAAACACCACAACGTAATTGGCCCTATCGATTGGCTGTCACTGCAGGCTATACAGGGGAAGACAATGAAAAGGATGTCtttgattttttaaagaatGCCAAAGGTTCTGACATTATTAAGGCCAATGAAGATTTGTGTACGGATGATGAGAAACGAGAGCGTATAGGTTTCTCCTTTGGTCCTGTAGTGGAACCTTATGTCACGGAACACTGTGTGGTGCCCACAAAGCCAATTGAAATGATGCGAAATGCATGGGGTAATAATATACCAATGATTATTGGTGGAGTTTCCAACGAGGGATTACTATTGTATACTGGTAAGTGGAaatgtagtctaagtgagaccgtatttgtttcaaaacaaaattgtattaaaaattccACATGAGAAACTTCCAAGCGATTGAATTTAGCCAATTGCCCAATTGCAGTAGTCACATAAAATGAGGTGTGGTGATACTGTCTGTGCTCCGAGTTTATACAAATTTAGGGGTTTCTGTATTatcgttgtcacaatttttttattcttgtgccacctttttgtaattttgaggCAAAGTTTAATTCTTTCttttttcaataataataatgaaaatattgatCCTCATTCCCGTACCAAAGTTTGTGCGTCCCAATTTTTATTTGTGGACATTTTTTCCGATGTCTCAGTGAACAGGCAGTAGATTGGCTAGATATTGGAAACTCAGTGGTAACTTTATTGCACGAACTCTCGGTGATTGACCTGCCGCTTAATATCTGAGTGGTACCATTAAACCGTTGTCTTAGATGTTAAgattaaatttggtatagtggcagcccgatcacttagactattcagtccattgtgataccttcTTCTTATAGCATAGTCAAAACAGCATTTCCTGTTACGTTGAAAGCACTTTTAGAGAAGTTTGATACACTCAGGAATATTTGAAGCATTATACGGCTGAAAAACGTTATGATTATCTGCCGAAACCGACCGTttgaagacgggcatgctagccaccacggtggctccctgtctTTGATGTAGATTCGTAGATGGAAGTCTCGGTGGCTGATATCTATTGCGATGCAATCTTAATAATTGAACTTCAGACCAATGTCCGACTGCTTTAACCTTTAActgggtacgtggtggtaaaatttaccacctcGAACACtcgtttacatatattttaaaaaagacgtgtgaaataaagtatatgttaatcattgaaagaacatataatatttcgaaatattgttttattttcgttaaatacaatgtttactaatcaacaaatataataatgatacaaaaaaaccatttttttacagaaaaaatattaatgtaaaagagggggtaaaatttaccacacgtcgcaaattacgcaaaaaaatttcacctcaCCGGTTAAAGGTTAAATCTCAGATTGGAGACTTAGTCCTGCGGAGTAAATAGCTTATTTTGAAATACATTAAAATCCCAAACCAAATTGTACTCGTTTATAACCCTGCGAATTTCACTGACTCCATGGCAAAGTTCGTAAATCAGGAAACTTGAAATAGTTGTGGGTTGCAAGCATTTTCGACACAACATTTCTCTATGTATGGAATGTTTATGCCATATATAGGGATGTCTTTTCGGATATGGTGGGAATACTTGGTAGAAGATATAGATAAAAGTGAATTCGTCGGATTATAATTGGGTCAACCTTTGCTTTCTGACTGAACTTCTACCTATGCTTCgttggttgttgttgtaacagtttttaatgtagtttcatccattttgttctatgtttGTGTAGTTCAACTAGTAGCCAGATCACGgagctctgcgacaaggatggggtgtgtccagagtgatctggtggtgagacgggtaggcttagtcgggcaagcaaaaaggtgccGGGTGTCATGTGGCCTAGCAGCTACGCTGCTGTCAATCACGGATAAGTATGaagtgaggcggctgcacttgcctgatcttacttGGGTCAAAACTACCCTGGTCtgtcgtgggaggtctctctcctccggtgctatgggcgg contains these protein-coding regions:
- the alpha-Est9 gene encoding alpha-Esterase-9; translation: MGTMPTLEQIKLGLKMVDFKVQQRRYRSKEKTIVSTVYGPVKGVKRKSIYGDAYFSFEKIPFAKPPVGELRYKAPQPPEPWTEVRSCTSTGPKPLQKHFVFQMTDGSEDCLYLNVYTKNLEPIRPLPVMVWIYGGGFQFGEASRDLYSPDYLLREDVVVISITYRVGPFGFLCLQDPSFDIPGNAGLKDQVMALRWVKENCARFGGDANNITLFGDSAGAASVHYMMLTEQTRGLFHKAICMSGTVLSPWAQTPQRNWPYRLAVTAGYTGEDNEKDVFDFLKNAKGSDIIKANEDLCTDDEKRERIGFSFGPVVEPYVTEHCVVPTKPIEMMRNAWGNNIPMIIGGVSNEGLLLYTDTKNNPKLLNGLNDCRFVVPLELNMDRDSELCKEYGYQLRTTYYGDNFPSIDTLNEYLLMVSHEYFWFPIYRTVLSRSEYAKAPTYLYRFDFDSKHFNHLRIISCGKKVRGTCHGDDLSYLFYNSVARKLKKHTKEFKCIERLVGMWTHFAEHGNPNYDPEHADLWQPVSAASLEKRQLKCLNITDELKVIDVPDIKKLMVWESFYTRNELL